The following are encoded together in the Arcobacter aquimarinus genome:
- a CDS encoding apolipoprotein N-acyltransferase, with amino-acid sequence MFLLKRDYSNKNFIIKGFITAILLSSFIYLSHFNIEIKLLNTFLGLFAIYFLLIIPKNSLPITGFLTGILWCYWMAVSLQYYDLIYLTPVVIIGIGLVYAIIFYLFAFYDRLTIRIAMIFAFTFFAPFGFNWMKFELIFIDSYIGTSKIDFALILISFYFIIKLKRHKILGLIPLLFILDFGKGEFIDNPKANIYMSQMNIEQSLKWQKEYQTTLIEKNFEEISKAIESKKDLVVLPETAFTNVLNKNAELLERLIYLSNEIDILTGALYVENNQIYNASYFFTKGEIQVAKKVVLVPFGEEIPLPKYFVDLINKLFYNGASDYSKASTPTDFVIKGEKFRNAICYEGTTDKIFENLGDTRYMIMITNNAWFTPSIEPTLQHLLLKYYSKKYGVTIFHVANGSPNRIYRP; translated from the coding sequence ATGTTTTTACTAAAACGCGATTATTCTAACAAAAACTTTATAATAAAAGGCTTCATTACAGCAATTTTGTTGAGTTCTTTTATTTACTTAAGTCATTTCAATATTGAAATAAAATTATTAAATACTTTTTTGGGTCTTTTTGCTATTTATTTTTTACTAATAATTCCTAAAAACTCTTTACCAATTACAGGCTTTTTAACTGGAATTTTATGGTGTTATTGGATGGCTGTTAGTCTTCAATACTATGATTTAATTTATTTAACGCCAGTTGTTATAATAGGAATTGGTTTAGTTTATGCGATTATTTTTTATCTCTTTGCTTTTTATGATAGATTAACTATTAGAATTGCAATGATTTTTGCCTTTACTTTTTTTGCTCCATTTGGTTTTAATTGGATGAAATTTGAACTAATCTTTATTGATTCATATATTGGAACTTCAAAAATTGATTTTGCGTTAATTTTAATCTCTTTTTATTTTATAATCAAATTAAAAAGACACAAAATTTTAGGTTTAATTCCTCTTTTATTTATCTTAGATTTTGGTAAAGGTGAATTTATAGATAATCCAAAAGCTAATATTTATATGTCTCAAATGAATATAGAACAAAGTTTAAAATGGCAAAAAGAGTATCAAACAACACTCATTGAAAAAAATTTTGAAGAAATAAGTAAAGCAATAGAATCAAAAAAAGATTTAGTAGTCTTACCTGAAACAGCTTTTACAAATGTTTTAAATAAAAACGCAGAACTCTTAGAAAGACTTATTTATTTATCAAATGAAATAGATATATTAACAGGAGCTTTATATGTTGAAAATAATCAAATTTATAATGCTTCATATTTTTTTACAAAAGGTGAGATACAAGTAGCTAAAAAAGTAGTTTTAGTTCCTTTTGGAGAAGAGATTCCTCTTCCTAAATATTTTGTAGATTTAATAAATAAACTGTTTTATAATGGTGCTAGTGATTATTCAAAAGCTTCAACTCCTACAGATTTTGTAATTAAAGGTGAAAAATTTAGAAATGCTATTTGTTATGAAGGAACAACTGATAAAATTTTTGAAAATCTAGGAGATACAAGATATATGATTATGATTACAAATAATGCTTGGTTTACTCCATCAATTGAGCCAACTCTTCAGCATTTATTATTGAAATATTACTCTAAAAAATATGGAGTTACTATTTTTCATGTGGCAAATGGAAGTCCTAACAGAATATATAGACCCTAA
- a CDS encoding proline--tRNA ligase produces the protein MKFSKFFMPTTKEAPKDATLPSHQYLIRGGFIAQTGAGIYDFMPLGKIVLEKIRAIVKEEMDNAGANEVQLGFVTPLSLWEESGRSNTMGAEMLRFKDRKNSDFVLSPTNEEAVVNMVKNRITSYKDLPVHLYQINTKFRDEARPRFGLMRGREFLMKDGYSFHSSEEDLIREFNLMEATYKKIYTRLGLEFRVVNADSGAIGGSGSKEFHVLANSGEDTIVVCDSCDYGANIEAAVRKPNKKEKLQTITLEKVETPNQKSIEEVNNFLGTDSYYSMKAVIKKAIYEDKTKIAVFFVRGCDELEETKAVNAVGAIDLEDASEDEIEKVGLVAGYCGILNITSNVLVVVDRELEGENNLVIGANEENCHYKGFDLTTLEDVTYKDLVAVQEGDICDCCGGKLSYTKGIEAGHIFQLGTKYSAAMNANFLDENGKAKPFVMGCYGIGVSRLVAAVIEQNHDEKGCIWTKETAPFMVDIIVSNSKKEEEAQIGEKIYKELKEAGIEAILDDRLNARFGFKMSDFELIGFPFAVVIGKKLEDGMVEIVNRKTLEKIEVEVENVTKKIIELL, from the coding sequence ATGAAATTCAGTAAGTTTTTTATGCCAACAACAAAAGAAGCACCAAAAGATGCAACATTACCATCACATCAGTATTTAATAAGAGGTGGATTTATAGCTCAAACAGGAGCTGGAATCTATGATTTTATGCCTTTGGGAAAAATTGTTTTAGAAAAAATTAGAGCTATTGTAAAAGAAGAGATGGACAATGCAGGTGCAAATGAAGTTCAATTAGGATTTGTCACACCACTATCTTTATGGGAAGAATCTGGTAGGTCAAATACTATGGGAGCAGAAATGCTTAGATTTAAAGATAGAAAAAATAGTGATTTTGTTTTAAGTCCAACAAACGAAGAAGCAGTTGTAAATATGGTAAAAAACAGAATTACATCATATAAAGATTTACCTGTTCATCTTTATCAAATAAACACAAAATTTAGAGATGAAGCAAGACCTAGATTTGGTCTTATGAGAGGAAGAGAGTTTTTAATGAAAGATGGATACTCTTTTCATTCAAGTGAAGAGGATTTAATTAGAGAATTTAATCTTATGGAAGCTACTTATAAAAAAATTTACACAAGACTTGGTTTGGAGTTTAGGGTTGTAAATGCAGATAGTGGAGCTATTGGAGGAAGTGGTTCTAAAGAATTCCATGTTCTTGCAAATAGTGGAGAAGATACTATTGTTGTTTGTGATTCATGTGATTATGGTGCAAATATTGAAGCAGCGGTTAGAAAACCTAATAAAAAAGAGAAATTACAAACTATTACATTAGAAAAAGTAGAAACACCAAATCAAAAAAGTATTGAAGAGGTGAATAACTTTTTAGGAACAGATTCTTACTATTCAATGAAAGCTGTTATAAAAAAGGCTATTTATGAAGATAAAACAAAAATTGCAGTCTTTTTTGTAAGAGGTTGTGATGAACTTGAAGAGACAAAAGCTGTAAATGCTGTTGGAGCTATAGATTTAGAAGATGCAAGTGAAGATGAAATAGAAAAAGTGGGATTAGTTGCAGGATATTGTGGAATTTTAAATATTACTTCAAATGTTCTAGTTGTTGTTGATAGAGAACTTGAAGGTGAAAACAACCTTGTAATTGGTGCTAATGAAGAGAATTGTCACTATAAAGGTTTTGATTTAACTACTTTAGAAGATGTTACTTATAAAGATTTAGTAGCAGTTCAAGAGGGTGATATTTGTGATTGTTGTGGTGGAAAACTTTCATATACAAAAGGAATTGAAGCAGGGCATATTTTCCAATTAGGAACAAAATATTCTGCGGCTATGAATGCAAATTTTTTAGATGAAAATGGAAAAGCAAAACCATTTGTAATGGGATGTTATGGTATTGGAGTTTCAAGATTAGTTGCAGCTGTGATTGAACAAAATCACGATGAAAAAGGTTGTATTTGGACAAAAGAGACAGCACCTTTTATGGTTGATATTATTGTTTCTAACTCTAAAAAAGAGGAAGAAGCACAAATTGGTGAAAAAATCTATAAAGAATTAAAAGAAGCTGGAATAGAAGCTATCTTAGATGATAGATTAAATGCTAGATTTGGATTTAAAATGAGTGATTTTGAATTAATTGGTTTTCCATTTGCTGTTGTAATTGGAAAAAAATTAGAAGATGGAATGGTTGAAATAGTAAATAGAAAAACATTGGAAAAAATTGAAGTAGAAGTTGAAAATGTTACTAAAAAGATAATTGAATTATTATAA
- the yajC gene encoding preprotein translocase subunit YajC: MEGSSADLLSSLLPLVALFAIFYFLIIRPQQKQAKAHKEMVANLKKGDKIVTNGGLIVEVTKVEDTYFVVKNSDNTEMKLIKEFVAKLLED; the protein is encoded by the coding sequence ATGGAAGGTTCAAGCGCAGATTTATTAAGTTCATTGTTACCTCTAGTTGCATTGTTTGCAATTTTTTACTTTTTGATTATCAGACCACAACAAAAACAAGCGAAAGCTCACAAAGAAATGGTTGCTAATTTAAAAAAAGGTGACAAAATTGTAACAAATGGTGGCTTAATTGTTGAGGTTACAAAAGTAGAAGATACTTATTTTGTAGTAAAAAACAGTGACAACACTGAAATGAAGCTTATTAAAGAGTTTGTAGCAAAACTTTTAGAAGACTAA
- a CDS encoding DUF6394 family protein: MDWGKVTYIFFSLMSLTTTAGFLYEPNAIALFIAAGVNVISTILKLGVKNLLAAELLASSLVADLHLIPAFMVLVFSDNLALAISLAIGAVVANVFSIALALIESAKSQDKEEF, translated from the coding sequence ATGGATTGGGGTAAAGTAACCTATATTTTCTTTTCACTAATGTCTTTAACTACAACAGCAGGTTTTTTATATGAACCAAATGCAATCGCGTTATTTATAGCAGCTGGAGTTAATGTAATTTCAACAATACTTAAACTAGGTGTTAAAAATTTACTTGCAGCTGAATTATTAGCAAGTTCATTAGTGGCTGATTTACACCTGATACCAGCTTTTATGGTGCTTGTTTTTAGTGATAATCTTGCTCTTGCTATCTCTTTAGCAATAGGTGCAGTTGTCGCAAATGTTTTCTCTATAGCATTAGCATTAATTGAAAGCGCAAAAAGTCAAGATAAGGAAGAATTTTAA
- the secF gene encoding protein translocase subunit SecF, whose translation MEFFKTDKIFDFMGKRLPFLGLSSILVIASIIILFTKGLNFGIDFAGGTIVQVKYEQVAPISQIRETLKSTKYANSSITKFGSDEEVVIRITGSSSDLTNDISDEMHKILDSTGKFEIRRVDMVGPKVGGELREKGLMALGLSLIVMLAYVSYRFEWRFAVASILGLAHDVTIALGAIALFNVEVNLDILAAILTLLGYSINDTIIVFDRIRENIQTSKEDELKELINQSVSKTLSRTTLTSLTTLFVVLTLYFFGGEIINGFSFTLLVGIIVGTYSSIFIAATLLVQLKFSIGDFRAKEAEKLKSKREKEKLRAMYEQGTV comes from the coding sequence ATGGAATTTTTTAAAACAGATAAAATATTTGATTTTATGGGTAAACGACTTCCTTTTTTAGGATTGTCTTCAATTTTAGTTATTGCTTCTATTATCATACTTTTTACAAAAGGGTTAAATTTTGGTATTGATTTTGCAGGAGGAACAATAGTTCAAGTAAAATATGAGCAAGTTGCACCAATAAGCCAAATAAGAGAAACTTTAAAATCAACAAAATATGCAAACTCTTCAATCACAAAATTTGGAAGTGATGAAGAAGTGGTTATTAGAATCACAGGAAGCAGTTCTGATTTGACAAATGATATAAGTGATGAAATGCATAAAATATTAGATTCAACTGGAAAATTTGAAATCAGAAGAGTTGATATGGTAGGTCCAAAAGTTGGAGGAGAGTTAAGAGAAAAAGGTCTTATGGCGTTAGGATTATCTTTAATTGTAATGTTAGCTTATGTTTCATATAGATTTGAATGGAGATTTGCAGTTGCTTCAATTTTAGGATTAGCACATGATGTTACTATAGCTCTTGGAGCAATAGCACTGTTTAATGTGGAAGTAAATCTTGATATTTTAGCGGCAATTTTAACTCTTTTAGGATATTCAATCAATGATACAATAATAGTATTTGATAGAATAAGAGAGAACATACAAACATCAAAAGAGGATGAATTAAAAGAGTTAATAAATCAATCAGTAAGTAAAACTTTATCAAGAACTACTTTGACTTCTTTAACTACTTTATTTGTTGTTTTAACACTTTATTTCTTTGGTGGAGAGATTATAAATGGATTCTCATTTACCTTACTTGTAGGAATTATAGTAGGAACTTATTCTTCTATTTTTATAGCTGCAACACTACTTGTTCAATTAAAGTTTTCAATTGGAGATTTTAGAGCAAAAGAGGCTGAAAAATTAAAAAGTAAAAGAGAAAAAGAGAAACTAAGAGCTATGTACGAGCAAGGTACAGTTTAA
- a CDS encoding DUF4105 domain-containing protein, with protein sequence MLNICNFFIRKLKYLLLYFLCFNFSYSSEILDYVENTKLYENTYWAKLLHFRDGISEIDSDNFFISKDGKKDLKKELFETIQSLQNGQNNVLCRFPLRVEWLKQNIPSLEKTIVNYSCEELDKYISILDAKYVTMVFPTAHINSPASMYGHTFLRLSSNNQTPLISNAINYAAVTNETNGFLFAYKGLFGHYEGRYSILPYYEKIKEYNNLEQRDIWEYDLDLNQEEINRLVLHTFELKDSYSDYFFFKENCSYNILWLLEIARPSLDLVSNFDFKTVPLDSIKILQNYDLIKNTNFRYSSMGKMKHILNEKIENKEYLKEFVNEDEPLNESLSTKDKISYLDFKISYLQYQRANNKYEKNEYLKKYLQLLKQRSSFKEVSNYEIETPFDPLYSHDSARISFFYDSNESFELSAKPVYNDIYDISDGYLQGAFIDFFELNLKKQKDKDLKLDRFTLLKIKSLAPRDMFFKPISWGIDLGYEHFKEENDYLKIKPEIGLSFGQNKEYIYTMLSSNIYYKANEQLASIGTNIGFVTNRFKDFKIGLNYSYDKYNKNFENKQFEGFITYKLNRNASLNLRYLNDNLYEKQDILKVGVSYYF encoded by the coding sequence TTGCTAAATATATGTAATTTTTTTATTAGAAAGTTAAAGTATTTATTACTTTACTTTCTATGTTTTAACTTCTCTTACTCTTCAGAAATTTTAGATTATGTAGAAAATACTAAACTTTATGAAAATACTTATTGGGCTAAATTATTACACTTTAGAGATGGAATAAGTGAAATAGATTCAGATAACTTTTTTATATCAAAAGATGGAAAAAAAGATTTAAAAAAAGAGTTATTTGAAACTATACAATCTCTACAAAATGGACAAAATAATGTTTTATGTAGATTTCCACTAAGAGTTGAATGGCTTAAACAAAATATTCCATCTTTAGAAAAAACAATTGTTAATTATTCTTGTGAAGAATTAGATAAATATATCTCTATACTCGATGCAAAATATGTAACTATGGTATTTCCAACAGCACATATAAACTCTCCTGCATCAATGTATGGACATACATTTTTAAGACTTAGTTCAAATAATCAAACGCCTCTTATTTCAAATGCAATAAATTATGCAGCAGTAACAAATGAAACAAATGGCTTCCTCTTTGCATATAAAGGTTTATTTGGACATTATGAAGGAAGATATTCGATTTTACCATATTATGAAAAAATAAAAGAGTATAACAATCTTGAACAAAGAGATATATGGGAGTATGATTTAGATTTAAATCAAGAAGAAATAAATAGATTAGTTTTACATACTTTTGAGTTAAAGGATTCATATTCAGATTATTTTTTCTTTAAAGAGAATTGTTCTTATAATATTTTATGGCTTTTAGAAATTGCACGCCCTAGTTTAGATTTAGTAAGTAATTTTGATTTCAAAACAGTTCCTCTTGATAGTATAAAAATTTTACAAAATTATGATTTGATTAAAAATACAAATTTTAGATACTCATCAATGGGAAAAATGAAACATATTTTAAATGAAAAGATAGAAAATAAAGAGTATTTAAAAGAGTTTGTAAATGAAGATGAACCTTTAAATGAAAGTTTAAGTACAAAAGATAAAATTTCTTATTTAGATTTTAAAATATCTTATTTACAATATCAAAGAGCAAATAACAAATATGAGAAGAATGAGTATTTAAAAAAATATTTGCAACTTTTAAAACAAAGAAGTTCTTTTAAGGAGGTTTCAAATTATGAAATAGAAACGCCTTTTGATCCCCTTTATTCTCATGATTCTGCAAGAATTTCTTTTTTTTATGATTCAAATGAGAGTTTTGAGTTAAGTGCAAAACCTGTTTACAATGATATTTATGATATTTCAGATGGCTATTTACAAGGAGCTTTCATAGATTTTTTTGAATTAAATCTAAAAAAACAAAAAGATAAAGATTTAAAACTTGATAGATTTACTCTACTAAAAATAAAATCTTTAGCTCCTAGAGATATGTTTTTTAAACCTATTTCATGGGGAATAGATTTAGGGTATGAGCATTTTAAAGAAGAAAATGATTATCTTAAAATAAAACCAGAAATAGGTCTTAGTTTTGGACAAAATAAAGAGTATATTTATACTATGCTTTCTTCAAATATTTATTATAAAGCAAATGAACAGTTAGCTTCAATAGGAACAAATATAGGTTTTGTTACAAATAGATTTAAAGATTTTAAAATAGGTTTAAATTACTCTTATGATAAATATAATAAGAACTTTGAAAATAAGCAGTTTGAAGGATTTATAACTTATAAATTAAATAGAAATGCGAGTTTAAATCTAAGATATTTAAATGATAATTTATATGAAAAACAAGATATTTTAAAAGTAGGAGTTTCCTACTACTTTTAG
- a CDS encoding DUF3015 family protein: protein MKKIMSLLVSTALASSLYAINNENTGCGLGSIVIKDQSTVFLQVIAATTNGTSGSQTLGITSGTSNCDKPTNFVSNDKLNQFVGENMDELAMDISSGKGETLNTVAKLMNVENTQEFSAKLQANFSEIYTSENVTSAQVIDSIAKYM from the coding sequence ATGAAAAAAATCATGAGTTTATTAGTATCAACAGCATTAGCATCATCGCTTTATGCAATAAATAATGAAAATACAGGATGTGGATTAGGTTCAATTGTTATTAAAGACCAAAGTACAGTATTTTTACAAGTAATAGCTGCAACTACAAATGGAACATCAGGTAGTCAAACTCTTGGTATTACAAGTGGAACTTCAAATTGTGATAAACCAACAAACTTTGTTTCAAATGATAAATTAAACCAATTTGTTGGAGAAAATATGGATGAATTAGCAATGGATATTTCATCAGGTAAAGGTGAAACTTTAAATACAGTTGCAAAACTTATGAATGTTGAAAATACGCAGGAATTTTCAGCTAAACTGCAAGCAAATTTTTCAGAAATATATACAAGTGAAAATGTAACTTCAGCACAAGTTATTGATTCAATTGCTAAATATATGTAA
- the secD gene encoding protein translocase subunit SecD, producing the protein MKIFNYRLIIFTLSIIFGVVFSIPSILQTDTGKKISLGLDLQGGLHMLLGVNTHEAVTSKIKTIATSVKYFSDDEELLIDGLSIENESVIFTVLDADEIPKMDEMLKQIKGLDISKDELKYTLKLTAEDIEKTKDLAVAQAVETIRNRLDQFGLSEPTVVRQGLTDIVVELPGIKTQEDEKAARELISKPANLELMAVDEERNDQVNSMTTAQAAAYGNIILEDTKNPNIKYLVKEIPILNGSQVIDAQVAFDMSNQPIINFTLNSTGARIFGEFTGKNIGKRLAVVLDGKVYSAPNIRERIGGGSGQISGGFTVNEAGNVAIALRSGALPATVVLLEKRSVGPSLGADSIKASMIALISGFLVVFIFMVIYYRRAGIIANIALITNIFIIIAVMAMFGATLTLPGMAGIVLTVGMAVDANVIITERIRELLREGVSMAKAIEDGYSNAMRAILDANITTLLVAIILYAYGTGPIKGFAITISIGILASMLTAILGTHGIYEALLSKMSKDKDSKKWFGVK; encoded by the coding sequence TTGAAAATATTCAATTATAGACTCATAATATTTACACTCAGTATTATTTTTGGTGTTGTTTTTTCAATCCCTTCAATATTGCAAACAGATACAGGTAAAAAAATCTCATTGGGATTAGATTTACAAGGTGGATTACATATGCTTTTAGGTGTAAATACACATGAAGCAGTAACTTCAAAAATTAAAACAATAGCAACATCAGTAAAATATTTTTCAGATGATGAAGAGTTATTAATAGATGGATTATCAATAGAGAATGAAAGTGTTATTTTTACAGTATTAGATGCAGATGAAATACCAAAAATGGATGAGATGTTAAAACAAATCAAAGGTTTAGATATTTCAAAAGATGAATTAAAATATACTTTAAAATTAACAGCAGAAGATATAGAAAAAACGAAAGATTTAGCTGTAGCACAAGCTGTTGAAACAATAAGAAATAGGCTTGACCAATTTGGATTATCTGAACCAACAGTTGTAAGACAAGGTTTAACAGATATTGTTGTAGAACTTCCAGGTATAAAAACACAAGAAGATGAAAAAGCAGCACGTGAACTTATCTCAAAACCTGCAAACTTAGAATTAATGGCAGTTGATGAGGAAAGAAACGATCAAGTAAATTCTATGACAACAGCGCAAGCAGCAGCTTATGGAAATATAATCCTAGAAGATACAAAAAATCCAAATATAAAATATTTAGTAAAAGAGATACCAATTTTAAATGGTTCACAAGTAATTGATGCACAAGTTGCATTTGATATGTCAAATCAGCCAATAATCAATTTTACTCTAAATTCAACAGGTGCTAGAATATTTGGTGAATTTACAGGTAAAAATATAGGAAAAAGATTAGCTGTTGTTTTAGATGGGAAAGTTTATTCAGCACCAAATATAAGAGAGAGAATTGGTGGTGGAAGTGGACAAATTTCAGGTGGTTTTACAGTAAATGAAGCTGGGAATGTAGCAATTGCATTAAGAAGTGGAGCATTACCTGCAACTGTGGTATTACTTGAAAAAAGAAGTGTAGGACCATCTTTGGGAGCTGATTCTATAAAAGCTTCTATGATAGCACTTATTTCAGGATTTTTAGTAGTATTTATATTTATGGTTATATATTATAGAAGAGCTGGAATTATTGCAAATATTGCACTGATTACAAATATCTTTATAATAATAGCTGTAATGGCAATGTTTGGAGCAACATTAACGCTTCCTGGAATGGCTGGAATTGTTCTTACAGTTGGTATGGCCGTTGATGCAAATGTTATTATTACTGAAAGAATAAGAGAACTATTAAGAGAAGGCGTTTCTATGGCAAAAGCGATAGAAGATGGATATTCAAATGCAATGAGAGCAATTTTAGATGCAAATATTACAACTCTTCTTGTAGCAATTATTTTATATGCTTATGGAACAGGTCCTATAAAAGGATTTGCAATAACTATTTCTATTGGTATTTTAGCTTCAATGTTAACAGCAATTTTAGGAACACATGGTATTTATGAAGCATTATTATCAAAAATGTCAAAAGATAAAGATAGTAAAAAATGGTTTGGAGTTAAATAA
- a CDS encoding CCA tRNA nucleotidyltransferase — protein sequence MYTTTTKFSIPLVLKEILHSLQELKAKPILVGGCVRDFFLNIPVKDYDVEIFGIDSLDIIEKSLSKFGNVKLVGKSFGVLTLKIDEYDFDFALPRIEKKIGKSHQDFEVITNPKLSFKEAAIRRDFTINAIGYDYFKDKFLDPFDGIKDLKDKTIKHINDKTFCEDSLRVYRAVQFASRFDFKIAEETKELCKQIVLSDELLYLPKERIFEEFKKLFLKSVKPSIGFELLKELGILKYFSELKALINCVQEKEYHPEGDVWIHTLMALDELSKILKEQQIENEYRKLYLFYGILCHDFGKPFCTKEINRKITSYKHESLGVEPTISFLEKFTNEKKFIEIVCSLVKNHLAPFQLYLADSSHKAIKRLSLKVNIEDLCLVCLADCLGRDIKDKDKCPKAINWVLEKAKELNIHQEPIKALVQGRDLIKLGLKPSKEFKEILEFAFDLQIDEELLKEEIINKIINRYISPIILR from the coding sequence ATGTACACCACTACAACAAAATTTAGTATACCTTTAGTACTAAAAGAGATATTACATAGCCTACAAGAATTAAAAGCAAAACCTATTCTTGTGGGTGGATGTGTTAGAGACTTTTTTTTAAATATTCCCGTAAAAGATTATGATGTTGAGATTTTTGGAATAGACTCTTTAGATATTATTGAAAAATCATTAAGTAAATTTGGAAATGTAAAACTTGTAGGAAAATCTTTTGGTGTTTTAACTTTAAAAATTGATGAGTATGATTTTGATTTTGCACTTCCAAGAATTGAAAAAAAAATAGGAAAATCTCATCAAGATTTTGAAGTTATTACAAATCCAAAACTCTCTTTTAAAGAAGCAGCTATTAGAAGAGACTTTACAATAAATGCAATCGGATATGATTATTTTAAAGATAAATTTTTAGATCCTTTTGATGGCATAAAAGATTTAAAAGATAAAACAATAAAACACATAAATGATAAAACTTTTTGTGAAGATAGTTTAAGAGTTTATAGAGCAGTTCAATTTGCTTCTCGATTTGATTTTAAAATTGCAGAAGAAACAAAAGAGTTATGTAAACAAATAGTTTTAAGTGATGAACTTTTATATTTACCTAAAGAGAGAATTTTTGAAGAGTTTAAAAAACTATTTCTAAAATCAGTAAAACCTTCAATAGGTTTTGAATTATTAAAAGAGTTGGGGATTTTGAAATATTTTTCTGAATTAAAAGCTTTGATAAATTGTGTTCAAGAAAAAGAGTATCATCCTGAAGGTGATGTTTGGATTCATACTTTAATGGCTTTAGATGAATTATCAAAGATATTAAAAGAACAACAAATAGAAAATGAATATAGAAAATTATATTTATTTTATGGGATATTATGCCATGACTTTGGAAAACCTTTTTGTACAAAAGAGATAAATAGGAAAATTACTTCATATAAACATGAAAGTTTGGGAGTAGAACCAACTATATCTTTTTTAGAGAAATTTACAAATGAAAAAAAATTTATTGAGATAGTTTGTTCATTAGTAAAAAATCATCTAGCCCCTTTTCAACTCTATCTTGCTGATTCATCACATAAAGCGATAAAAAGATTATCATTAAAAGTAAATATTGAAGATTTATGTTTGGTTTGTTTGGCTGACTGTTTAGGACGGGATATAAAAGATAAAGATAAATGTCCAAAAGCAATAAATTGGGTTTTAGAAAAAGCAAAAGAGTTAAATATTCATCAAGAACCTATAAAAGCTTTGGTTCAAGGAAGAGATTTGATAAAACTTGGTTTGAAACCATCAAAAGAGTTTAAAGAGATTTTAGAATTTGCTTTTGATTTACAAATTGATGAAGAATTATTAAAAGAAGAAATAATTAATAAAATAATAAATAGATATATTAGTCCTATTATATTAAGATAA
- a CDS encoding mechanosensitive ion channel family protein, whose translation MEKEIEKGIETITKDISSYIPDNIAEILSGYAFSLLMALLIFIIGKWIVNKIVAVFGKVLRKVKGVEETLIKFLENIVYYALMIVVLLTALGKLGVETTSFLAILGAAGLAIGLALKDSLSNFASGVMIILFKPFKVGDFVTAGGVTGSVTEVGIFNSVFTTGDNQKVIVPNGTITSGSIVNVNANDTRRVDLVVGISYDDDIKKTKDVLNEIIKSNDKVLMDKGVTVAVSELADSSVNFVVRVWVNTPNYWDVKFDLTEKIKITFDKEGICIPFPQQDVHHYNKI comes from the coding sequence ATGGAAAAAGAGATAGAAAAAGGTATTGAAACTATTACAAAAGATATAAGCTCTTATATTCCAGATAATATAGCTGAAATATTAAGTGGATATGCTTTTTCTTTATTAATGGCTTTATTGATTTTTATTATTGGTAAGTGGATAGTAAATAAAATAGTTGCTGTTTTTGGAAAAGTTTTGAGAAAAGTAAAAGGTGTTGAGGAGACTTTGATAAAGTTTCTGGAAAACATCGTTTATTATGCTTTGATGATAGTTGTACTTTTAACTGCTTTAGGAAAATTAGGAGTTGAAACTACTTCTTTTTTAGCAATTCTTGGAGCTGCTGGTTTAGCTATTGGTTTAGCTTTAAAAGATTCTTTAAGTAATTTTGCTTCGGGTGTTATGATTATTTTATTTAAGCCTTTTAAAGTTGGTGATTTTGTAACTGCTGGTGGAGTTACTGGAAGTGTAACAGAGGTTGGTATTTTTAATTCAGTTTTTACAACAGGAGATAATCAAAAAGTTATTGTTCCAAATGGAACAATAACAAGTGGTTCAATAGTTAATGTAAATGCGAATGACACAAGAAGAGTTGATTTAGTTGTTGGTATTTCATACGATGATGATATTAAAAAAACTAAAGATGTCCTAAATGAAATTATCAAATCAAATGATAAAGTATTAATGGATAAAGGAGTTACAGTTGCAGTATCAGAATTAGCTGATTCTTCTGTTAATTTTGTGGTTAGAGTTTGGGTTAATACTCCTAACTATTGGGATGTAAAATTTGATTTAACAGAAAAAATAAAAATAACTTTCGACAAAGAAGGAATTTGCATTCCATTCCCACAACAAGATGTACACCACTACAACAAAATTTAG